ctgtctttttgaccagaaaagtgcattttcagcaagttgaaaaaattgaaaaaaacgacatactaaccccttatgtttttttcaaaaatcacaaaatttaatactggcattttatgccatttttgggctcttatgggccccctgttgagtgtgtgtgaggtttccgctgtctttttgaccagaaaatgaaaaaacgacatactaaccccttacgtttttttcaaaaatcacaaaatttaatactggcattttatgccatttttggcctcttttgagccccctgttgagtgtgtgtgaggtttccgctgtctttttgaccagaaaagtgcattttcagcaagttgaaaaaattgaaaaaaacgacatactaaccccttgtgtttttttcaaaaatcacaaaatttaatactggcattttatgccatttttgggctcttctgggccccctgttgagtgtgtgtgaggtttccgctgtctttttgaccagaaaagtgcattttcagcaagttgaaaaaattaaaaaaaaaacgacatactaacccctttcgtttttttcaaaaatcacaaaatttattactggcattttatgccatttttgggctcttctgggccccctgttgagtgtgtgtgaggtttccgctgtctttttgaccagaaaagtgcattttcagcaagttgaaaaatttgaaaaaaacgacatactaaccccttacatttttttcaaaaatcgacaccctcaaactttggcattttatgccatttttggcctcttttgagccccctgttgagtgtgtgtgaggtttccgctgtctttttgaccagaaaagtgcattttcagcaagttgaaaaaattgaaaaaaacgacatactaaccccttgtgtttttttccaaaatcacaaaatttaatactggcattttatgccatttttgggctcttctgggccccctgttgagtgtgtgtgaggtttccgttgtctttttgaccagaaaagtgcattttcagcaagttgaaaaaattaaaaaaaaaacgacatactaaccccttacgtttttttcaaaaatcacaaaatttaatactggcattttatgccatttttgggctcttctgggccccctgttgagtgtgtgtgaggtttccgctgtctttttgaccagaaaagtgcattttcagcaagttgaaaaaattgaaaaaaacgacatactaaccccttatgtttttttcaaaaatcacaaaatttaatactggcattttatgccatttttgggctcttctgggccccctgttgagtgtgtgtgaggtttccgctgtctttttgaccagaaaagtgcattttcagcaagttgaaaaaattgaaaaaaacgacatactaaccccttgtgtttttttcaaaaatcgacaccctcaaactttggcattttatgccatttttggcctcttttgagccccctgttgagtgtgtgtgaggtttccgctgtctttttgaccagaaaagtgcattttcagcaagttgaaaaaattttaaaaaacgacatactaaccccttacgtttttttccaaaatcacaaaatttaatactggcattttatgccatttttgggctcttctgggccccctgttgagtgtgtgtgaggtttccactgtctttttgaccagaaaagtgcattttcagcaagttgaaaaaattgaaaaaaacgacatactaaccccttatgtttttttcaaaaatcacaaaatttaatactggcattttatgccatttttgggctcttctgggccccctgttgagtgtgtgtgaggtttccgctgtctttttgaccagaaaagtgcattttcagcaagttgaaaaaattgaaaaaaacgacatactaaccccttatgtttttttcaaaaatcgacaccctcaaactttagcattttatgccatttttggcctcttttgagccccctgttgagtgtgtgtgaggtttccgctgtctttttgaccagaaaagtgcattttcagcaagttgaaaaaattgaaaaaaacgacatactaaccccttgtgtttttttcaaaaatcacaaaatttaatactggcattttatgccatttttgggctcttctgggccccctgttgagtgtgtgtgaggtttccgctgtctttttgaccagaaaagtgcattttcagcaagttgaaaaaattttaataaaacgacatactaaccccttacgtttttttcaaaaatgacaaaatttaatactggcattttatgccatttttggcctcttttgagccccctgttgagtgtgtgtgaggtttcccgtgtttttttgaccagaaaagtgcgttagaagcaagttgaaaaaaatgacaaaaaacgacatacgttttttgtcaaaaatcaccgccctcaaagttttggatgcttctggggcccctgttgagtgtgtgtgaggtttcccgtgtttttttgagcAGAAAAGTCCAttataagcaagttgaaaaaatgacaaaaaacgacacactaaccccttatgttttctccctcaatttacatgcaaaaatgacaatgacaaatattccaggtctcaagtttaaacaaatatttattaaaataaaacactgaACACATTAATCTTTCATTTAAACGGCAtcatcaactttaaaaggaataaatattcaaccatgtgctaaacatttctgtcgtatttagcatcgatgtgatgactgctcctctgcAGTGAGACGCATCCACCACCCCCCCATTCCCGCCGCCTGTATGGGTCGATCCTTATTGGTTACCATCTGTGTTGGGTTTAGCATAGCCTTATAatgagacacaaacacatgacATTTAGCATGTACAAAAACGTTTATTAACAGAACAGGACGGTGCACTTACATGAGCGTGTGTGAACATGCCTGGGGGGTCTGCAGCTACGACCAATGAGAATTGTCTAATGGGTGTCCCTGGTGTTAAAAGTGTTACCGTGTGATGATTGGGGTTAGTTTTACAGTAACAAGATCATGCTTTGTCCCCTTTAACATCCCATGCGTTTAGTGCTACAACCATGGACTCACAACTGACTGACAACTTAATGCACTTATTTCCTAAACAGGAATTTATGAGGCcaagttattattataattttttttttaaccatgccATGCAGGGGCTTCACTACCTCATTAAAATATCTTGGGGAGTTCTTGtgtcatatatttatgtttctAGTTTCTAACCTATGTTTACTAACCTTATCATTTACTAATAGCATGTATAATaatcatgttttgtgtttggaAAGTCATGTATGAAGTTATTGTATGAAgaccatttttgttattttagcaCAAAGGGGACATTTTTCATCACTTAAAtgagtaaaaaaagaaaaaaataatgtaaaagtaaaacaattgcgtaattgtgaatgttttttccaagttaggctacttcctggtttataAACAATGGCATATtacagaactttttttttcctatagcacaatcaaaaaatacatcaaaactaAGGATACTTAgcggcctgatatcagcataaaaattcaatattggtatcggaattttttccaatcatgaaaacatttttttcttttttttctatagCACAATGGGAACATTTTTGTAACTCAAAtcggcaaaaaaaagaaaattaattcCTCTAATGAAAGTGAATCAATTGCCCGGTGCCATACTTgcgtttaatttattatttaatttttttcagctTTCAGGATACTTGCTATTTAATAATGATTGACATATGGGGGCCGTACCGTGCTTTTTGTCACTTAaattagcaacaaaaaaaaagaaaactttgaaaaaaatccTTCAGCATCATATTTGGGTTTCACTGTCTTGCTAACCGCTAATCCACCGTGCTGCCTCGTCCAACTAGAGTGATTTAATTACCGTgtgttacttgtttttatttgttgctAGCAAGCTGGGTGAAAGTTTTCTATCGTGACTCAAGCTacttagaataaaataaattccatAATCACATATTGCTGTATGTTTCActgtctctctttttttttttttagctagcgGGCTACTCCCTCGTTGATGTACGGTGTCGAGatagtattaaaaaaacataagcgGAATGTTTTTTGAGACTGAAATTTTGGCtagcttttttttgtgattaaaatttgaaaaaaaaattaaacaaaagagACTAGTAGGCTACTAGTAGGCTATGTACTTCCTTGTatacatatgtagtattttggactgctctattttttcaatttcagcCTAAAGGAAATGGGTTTTAGTGACTCAAATTAGCATAAATAAATTAGTGTTTGTTCGGTTCTACTTCCTGgttaacaaacaggaagtacctCTTGACTGAAATAGCCAACATGGTTTAATACATTTGTCTAATTAAAGTCAAATAATTACAGcatttgtgtccctttttttttttgctagcaggctacttcctggtttacaTAACGTGGaaatggtttgtttttgttttcacaaagaaatACATCAAAACTAGGGATAATTAGCGGTCCGATatttgcataaaaatgcaatatcgatATCGGAATTTTTttccaatcatgaaaaccgataatCGAGAGTTCGTCCGACTCTATTCTCGATATTGAGAGTTCGTCCAAAAAGCCAATCTCAGACATCCCTAATCAAAACACATCTCTTTATATTCTTTGCCCTTCACTCACATTGTCTTGAAGGTCACATAACCAGAAGCAATGGGCGGAGCTACTTGTGTCCAGGCCATCCTCTCTCCCCACAGGAGGCCTCACCGGTGAAGGACAGAGGCGAGGGAGCGTAGAGGTCGGAGTCTGTGTCGGATTCGCCCTCTGCTAGGAAAGGTCTCACCTTGGCACATAACGGAGGCGGGGCTCCAGGGTCAGATCCCGCTGCGGGTCCGCAATCTGTGCCACCGCCTGCAAAAAAAGAGGGCCCAAAAAAGTCCTCTTTTGCCTGAGAGATGCTGAATCCGCTGAAGGAACGTTCCAGTTCCTCGTGGTCCACCGACGGGATGGAAAGAGACGTGTCGCTTTCTGCATTGGCGCCCTCCCGCGGACGCCGCCTCTGCCTGCGGTGGCGTCTCCTGCTCAGGGATCCGCTATCCTGACTTGAGCGGTCATGGAGCGGAGCCGGCGGAGGCGGGAGACGGAACAGAGGCGGGGAATCGGGGGTGTTGGCTAAGCTGCTGCTCCAGGCCGGCTGGCTGACTGGGTGCTGGAGCTGGTGCTGCCACGAGGTAGACGGACGACTGCCCGACGGCGTCGCCGCTGACGCCGACGCGTCCGATAAAACGTCTTTACGCTCGGTGGAAGACTGGATTTCAGCGATGCCTGAGCACGCGTTGACTTCCTTTTCGGCCTCGACgacctcctccttttcctccttgGTGTGCTCCGGGCTGTGGTAAGGCGGGGCCGGGTACGGTTCCTTGGAATTAAAAAACGCCTCCGTCTCGGAACGAGGGATGCCCATACGTTGAATATACGCATGGACCAGAAAATCCACCTTTCTGTCCATGCAGACCACCTGTAGAAGAAGTCAAACACAAAAGTAGCCAATTGTATGAAAACAAACCGGAATGGTCGCCCTTACCTGCTTCTCGACTTTGACTAAACGTCCCATCATGCTTTGGTCCTCTGTAGCGTCGGCTTCCCCTTTAGGACCTTTACCCACGATCTGGTCAACTCTAGCATAGCATAAAATCACATcacttaaaaatacataaacacatttcTGCAACATGCGGTATTTTAATCTCAAAGGTAATTTGTGGAGTTTCTGGTCTTAGGGAACACAATCAGACCAACGACAATACTGTCCAAAAGAAAAACATCGAAATTTGTAGCGGTTTTGAATTTGCCGTATTGCTAACATTAATCGGCATACTAAATAATGCTAAACATCGCTAGTTGCTACGTATATATGAAGCTTCATTTTGAAAACCTGTACACTACAAACtgcatacagtaaacctcggatatatcggattcaattgttcccactggttttgtccgatataagcaaaatccgttatatgcgtataccggaaaatgtccgttttacgcatatatcggatttatatccggtatatgcgtaaatcggattttatccgttataaaaaggcacttccttgactatgtttccaatgtacctggacgcgcaagcaacgctgcaaatgacgtcgtatagcagcctgtcacgattcggcgaatcggagcgccacgatgcggccatccgatatatgcgagggaaatttaatggaaatgcattggaacgggactggagattttgtccgaaataggcgaaatccgttataaaaaatccgatatatgcaatgaatttttattggaaatgcattacagaaaaattggttcttttttatctgtccgttgtgagcaaatttccgatatatccgagtccgatatatccgaggtttactgtacaacgtACTGCTGCCATGTCTGTatacaagcaaactccacacagagtacctttaaaatgaaaaaattatattatgtattattttttttctatcgtcATGCTACCAATGATGCGTATTAACAAATGAATAGCTATAAAAAacaacagtggaacctctaaatgTGGCTATGCCATACAATATGTCCAAAACTTAACAATACGCTTAATAATGGAATACATTTAGTCACATGATAATTCTGAACGCTCTTCTGACATCCCATACAAGGAagcctgtgacgtcacagttaGCCGTTCTTATTTGGGGGGGTGTACCCGGGTACAAGAGGGGAAGCTGtgctatccgccaaactgttgaaGTGCATTGACTTTCcaatgttgaagagtcagaagagtccagtgtttattttgtgtaagtaagcggttgtctgtgtagcattatagtaCGTGCATACAGGCAGTAACGATGCAAATGACAAGCTCACTGATGTCTGCAGTTGTTATTAGTCTTTTTCCACCAAAgtcactggtagtcccgcaaaaaaacatataatgaCCGCATTTCTAGAAAACCAGAGTTCATATACTGTTacacccacaaacgtaataactgcccacaaacgtaatgaACCACAAACGTaaaacaaatctgcagctttgaatgtaataatcccgaaaatgtaataaatttcccataTACGGAATAAAATTTGGCCACTGCAAaagtaatactgaatttcctaaattacattttttattacattttgttggtGGGCGTCAATGTgcattttagttacagtataatcaataaataataaatttattgaataataaataaaataatcaaaataaataataaaatataataataataatcgtaataataattttattaaaacaattgcaattatcacaattacattatcgtttttaatttaaaataaattataatttaataattaaagattcctttaatgtattctaaTGATACTCTGaatattttttgcacaaaaaaaaaagaaaaaaaagcttgttaaaatcctcaaaatgacatctacaccttctccctcattaacagaagaaagaacaaggagtgtgaccaatcacaacggagtgggcgtgcccggaggtaaagccgtgggtggaataaacaGTTTTGGAAAGCTAAATAAatccagctgaataggtgcagattctggaagatctcggaagttttctgtgtgggttattgtgtgtagctgctctataggagaatAAATTAACACAATAGGTCCGCTTTAtcgtctttttacacttgtatggtaATTATGAACgcaaaaatgttactttttattCCAGTTTCTTTAAGTACCAGCAAATGCAAAGTGATGGAAGGTATAAAGAGGTCCCACTGTATCTGAGAATGAGGCAAGCATGTCCAAGTGTGAAGTGTTTATCTCAGATGCACACAACAAAGTGGATACATGCATGTATAGTACATGTACAGATTTAGTCTTTACAGTGATGAATGTGAaaacaggaaaatgcaacagTCCGCATGCAATGTCATGTCGCAAAAATTGAGTAGGAAagcatataaaaatattcatataaaaaCAAGCAAGGGTCCTTTAGTTAAAGGTAGCTGCTTGCGAAATGGTTACTCCGGAGGTGCATGTCTATGGACCTAACCTAGGGGGGCCTTCAGTGGGCTTCTTATGACGAGGTGTGGATGGGGGAGGGGGCCCAACAATCATATCTATCCTGGCAAAGCACACAGACACGAGATGAGTGCAatccaaaaaaaatgaagcaacaAGGGAAATCCTCAATATATTCCACTCGCAGAAGAcatagggctctaattttgtggcgcagcaTAATTTGATCCAGCGCATCACTATGTGTAACCAATTTGCTAGACTGTACTGTGCCGAGATGGGCGTAGCGGCGCACcatgggaggtgtccacattttcatctTGGCgtagtgacaattttgtgacaaaacagtgcgccCAAAGTGGCGCAGCGTAATTTGATCCAGCGCATCACTATGTGTaaccaatttggtagactgtaCTGCGCCGAGATGGGACGTAGCGGCGCACCATGGGAAGTGTCAACATTTTCCGCTTGGCgtagtgacaattttgtgagaaaacagtgtgtccaaagtggcgCAGCGTAATTTGATCCAGCGCATCACTATGTGTAACCAATTTGCTAGACTGAACCACGCCGAGATGGGCGTAGCGGCGCACcatgggaggtgtccacatttttatCTTGGCgtagtgacaattttgtgacaaaacagtgcgccCAAAGTGGCGCAGCGTAATTTGATCCAGCGCATCACTATGTGTaaccaatttggtagactggaatTCGCTGAGATGGGGCGTAGTGGCGCACcatgggaggtgtccacattttcagcttggcgtagtgacaattttgtgacaaaacagtgtgCCCAAAGTGGCGCAGCGTAATTTGATCCAGCGCATCACTATGTGTaaccaatttggtagactggaccgCGCTGAGATGGGGCGTAGCGGCGCACcatgggaggtgtccacattttcagctgacaattttgtgacaaaacagtgcacCCAAggtggcgcaggcgaagcgcacctcGCATAGTGTTAAATTGGCTGAGAGGCGCACAGTGCACACGCTTCAAAACcttttttcagagtgtcaggcacatttcagtGGAATAAATATTGACAGAACCCGTATGTACATGGCAGGTGCGCCTCGACTGCGCCTGgtctacaaaattagagcccacaCAGTGCATCTCTTCTGACAGCATATGTGTTTTCCTGTTGGAATATATTTACTATTCATGTTAGATATTTAGGGGGACCGAAACAAGAGAACTCCAAACAAGGACATGTTGCAATCtactgtaaaatattaaaatttgtgtttttttttttactataataaCTGAATACAACACATGTATGTGATAAATGAAACAGGCAAAATGGCTTATCTGCACATGTGTGTATCCAGcataaaatgaaataagaaCATTAGCATAATTTCATCACGATATGAAGTCCTCAGTCCTGTAATGTGAGGATTATTAGCTTCTACATTGTAAAGTGAAAGTAGACTTGCCTGGATTGCAGGTTCTTAATACGGGTCAGCATGTCCAGATGTCCTGCAGAATACTGCTCGATCACATCCATGACATCGTATGGTCGGAGGCTCTCCTTGAACCTCCTCTTGGACACCATGAACTTCATGATGCTGAGGAAAGACATAGAGCGTTTATTTAGGAGTAGATATTATCCACTAGGAACATCCTAGGCATTCCATTGGGTGAAGAGTAGACTTACCATATTGCTCGTATGGCAACCCTCAAGCCTGGCGGTAGTTCCTGAGTGAGAAACTCACAGTGGCAACTTTTGTCGTCGCCAATGTCCTCTCCTGGGAAGCTGGCCTCTGCAGTGCAAAGACAAGGACGTCCTTAAAGGAGATTACTTTGGCtgacacattttaaataaagcaAAGCTCTTCTTTTTATCCTCGGagtaaaaaaatgtgtgtgagcCAGTTTGTGTTGGATTCAAACTTTAGGGCAGAATTTGAACATTTGACGTTACAGGACGTTACGTTAAGGAAGTTGTTTTTTGCAACATAGTGCATTCAGGCAAAGGCATCTATACTAGGGGTGTAACGGGTGTTTTTTGGTATGGTACTAAGAAGTTCCCACATAGAACATGTTGACAGACAGGAGGTGAAACAAATACAGTGCAGCTAGTATAAGAGTGCCAAGGAGATGCCACAGCTTGAAAACCCTCTTCCGCTGTTAAAATCTCCAGTTTAGGAACACTTCACATTCCCAGTATTGTTATGTTTACACAAAAGCTAAGCAATTTCATGTGttgcattttgttcccttaATGTACCGTGCCGTGAACCTTGAACGTAGGTATCTGTGATGACgcctgttacacccgcaaacgtaataactgcccacaaacgtaatacaatctgcagctttgaatgtaataatcccgcaaatgtaatacatttcccacaaatgtaatttttttaaataattaaaataaaaaaattgcctactgcaaacgtaatactgaatttttttttaattattacattttgttggtgggcgtacatgtgcgttttagttacagtatattattgtatgtgtgattttgtgtgtatacggggaagaaataatcaaaagcaataataaaatataataataataatagtaataataattttattaaaacaattgcaattatcacaattatcttttttaatttaaaataaattataatttaataattaaagattcttttattgtagggttagggtaacgtaataaaatttgcctactgcaaacgtaatactgaattattattttttttttaattattacatttgtttgtgggcgtacatgtgcgttttagttacagtatattattgtatgtgtgattttgtgtgtatatggggaagaaataatcaaaagaaataataaaatataataataataatagtaataataattttattaaaacaattgcaattatcataattatgtta
This window of the Doryrhamphus excisus isolate RoL2022-K1 chromosome 10, RoL_Dexc_1.0, whole genome shotgun sequence genome carries:
- the LOC131137330 gene encoding potassium voltage-gated channel subfamily KQT member 2-like isoform X7, with the protein product MRWIKLCCATKLEPYVFCEWNILRISLVASFFLDCTHLVSVCFARIDMIVGPPPPSTPRHKKPTEGPPRVDQIVGKGPKGEADATEDQSMMGRLVKVEKQVVCMDRKVDFLVHAYIQRMGIPRSETEAFFNSKEPYPAPPYHSPEHTKEEKEEVVEAEKEVNACSGIAEIQSSTERKDVLSDASASAATPSGSRPSTSWQHQLQHPVSQPAWSSSLANTPDSPPLFRLPPPPAPLHDRSSQDSGSLSRRRHRRQRRRPREGANAESDTSLSIPSVDHEELERSFSGFSISQAKEDFFGPSFFAGGGTDCGPAAGSDPGAPPPLCAKVRPFLAEGESDTDSDLYAPSPLSFTGEASCGERGWPGHK